The following coding sequences lie in one Apium graveolens cultivar Ventura chromosome 3, ASM990537v1, whole genome shotgun sequence genomic window:
- the LOC141713104 gene encoding GDSL esterase/lipase At5g03980-like, whose protein sequence is MFSNNILSFQFLMLCSLFLHFRVSISFDPHLPDISILRNCNIDKIYQFGDSLSDTGNHILENPFDQCSKPPYGSSFFENPTGRCSDGLLMIDYIASAAGIPFLSPYLDASANFSHGANFAVVGSTALSVQAMAKKNILASTTNCSLEIQLEWLSKHLFSLCKSDLDCRQEKLKNALFMVGETGGNDFNFALLQGKTIEETKSMVPEVVEVIMEAVRRVINLGAVQVVVPGNFPIGCIPLFLTAFQTTNATAYDKHQCLKDLNDFAIFQNQYLQQAISILKKENPNTIILYADYYNAFLWLLENCSYLGFDVASALKACCGGGGKYNYSLSRVCGSINNALCSHPDQYISWDGMHMTQKAYVFLAKWLVADLLPQLNCNADISYHSDTFDI, encoded by the exons ATGTTTTCTAACAACATATTATCATTTCAGTTTCTGATGCTATGTTCCTTGTTTCTTCATTTTCGAGTTTCCATATCATTTGATCCACACTTGCCGGATATTAGTATTCTGAGAAATTGTAACATTGATAAAATTTATCAGTTTGGAGATTCACTGTCAGATACCGGAAATCATATTCTTGAGAACCCTTTTGATCAGTGTTCAAAGCCTCCATATGGTTCAAGTTTTTTCGAGAATCCTACTGGCCGTTGTTCTGATGGACTATTAATGATCGACTACATTG CATCAGCGGCTGGAATTCCCTTTCTCAGTCCCTATCTGGATGCCTCTGCAAATTTTAGCCATGGTGCAAATTTTGCTGTTGTTGGTTCTACAGCATTGTCGGTACAAGCCATGGCTAAAAAAAACATTTTGGCGTCTACAACTAATTGTTCTCTCGAGATACAGCTTGAGTGGTTGTCCAAACATCTATTTTCGCTCTGCAAATCAGATTTAG ATTGCAGGCAGGAAAAGCTCAAAAATGCTTTATTCATGGTCGGGGAGACTGGTGGTAATGATTTCAATTTTGCGCTATTACAAGGTAAAACTATTGAGGAGACAAAGAGTATGGTGCCcgaagttgttgaagttattaTGGAGGCAGTTAGA AGAGTCATCAATCTTGGCGCTGTCCAGGTTGTTGTTCCCGGAAATTTTCCAATTGGTTGTATACCGCTATTTCTTACAGCATTTCAAACAACCAACGCCACAGCCTACGACAAACATCAATGTTTGAAAGATTTAAATGATTTTGCCATATTTCAGAACCAGTATTTACAACAAGCTATTAGCATATTAAAGAAAGAAAATCCCAACACCATAATTCTGTATGCTGACTACTACAACGCCTTCCTGTGGCTTCTGGAGAATTGTTCATATTTAG GTTTCGATGTTGCTTCTGCTCTAAAAGCTTGTTGTGGAGGTGGTGGTAAATACAATTACTCACTATCAAGAGTATGCGGAAGCATAAACAATGCTCTGTGCTCACACCCGGATCAATATATCAGCTGGGATGGAATGCATATGACACAAAAGGCTTATGTGTTTCTTGCTAAATGGCTTGTAGCAGATCTTCTACCACAGCTAAATTGTAATGCTGACATTTCATATCATTCGGATACTTTTGATATATAA
- the LOC141714818 gene encoding acetylajmalan esterase-like, with amino-acid sequence MASPKVLFQLYVICFFFYYICRHAMCFDRQLPDISALESCNIDRIYNLGDSTSDVGNRVVEDPVNPCLQPPYGMNFYQGPTGRCSDGMLIIDYTFCSAGLPLMDPYLQGNSNFTHGVNFAVGGATALSFACNTSNAIHFKDCSPGCLKNALLMLGLIGSNDYNFALSMGQTIEDAQKLVPDVIEVIKDAVRRIISLGGAQIVIPGSFPMGCFPTTQVTFKTDIESAYDERHCLKDINDLLAIHNEYLQQAIITLQEENPTTTILYADYYNAYIWLLDNASQLGFDATTVLEGCCGNGGMSGSVFPTDVCGSPIPSCPDPDRYINWDGIHMAGKAHYFLTNWLVADMIPKLNCSLQVADHYSLGYGVAF; translated from the exons ATGGCTTCACCCAAAGTGCTGTTTCAgctttatgtaatctgtttctTCTTCTATTACATTTGTCGACATGCAATGTGTTTTGATCGGCAGTTACCTGACATTAGTGCACTAGAGAGTTGTAACATTGACAGGATATATAACTTGGGAGATTCTACATCTGATGTAGGAAACCGTGTGGTAGAGGACCCTGTGAATCCATGCCTTCAGCCACCCTATGGTATGAATTTTTATCAGGGACCGACTGGCCGATGCTCCGATGGAATGCTCATTATTGATTATACATTCTGTT CAGCTGGTCTACCATTGATGGATCCGTATCTGCAAGGAAATTCAAACTTTACTCATGGAGTAAACTTTGCCGTTGGTGGTGCTACAGCATTATCA TTTGCATGTAATACAAGTAATGCTATACATTTCAAAGATTGCAGCCCTGGATGTCTGAAAAATGCTCTGTTGATGTTGGGGCTAATTGGAAGTAATGATTACAATTTTGCCTTGTCAATGGGGCAAACCATCGAAGATGCACAAAAATTGGTGCCTGATGTTATTGAAGTCATTAAGGATGCAGTACGA AGAATCATTAGTCTTGGAGGTGCCCAAATAGTTATTCCTGGAAGTTTTCCAATGGGCTGTTTTCCAACAACCCAAGTGACATTCAAAACTGATATTGAATCAGCCTACGACGAACGTCATTGTTTAAAAGACATCAATGATTTACTAGCAATTCACAATGAATATCTGCAGCAAGCAATAATCACATTGCAAGAAGAAAATCCTACCACTACCATTCTCTATGCAGATTACTATAATGCTTATATATGGCTTCTTGACAATGCTTCGCAGCTAG GATTCGATGCAACAACGGTACTTGAAGGCTGCTGTGGAAATGGTGGCATGTCAGGGTCTGTTTTCCCGACTGATGTTTGCGGGAGCCCAATTCCATCATGTCCGGATCCTGATCGATATATCAACTGGGATGGAATTCATATGGCAGGAAAAGCTCACTATTTTCTAACCAACTGGCTTGTAGCAGACATGATACCAAAACTTAACTGTTCTCTCCAAGTTGCTGACCATTACTCTTTAGGATATGGAGTTGCATTTTAA